A window from Longimicrobiaceae bacterium encodes these proteins:
- a CDS encoding ABC transporter ATP-binding protein, which yields MIRLRSVEKSYPAGHGKTYVLRNVDLDIEQGEFVSIMGPSGAGKSTLLGILGMFDGAWAGEFHFLGQPVHRMSPKERNALNKLNIGFVFQQYHLLDHLTVQENLDVPLSYRDIKKKEREAMVADVLDRFHMVGKKDLFPSQLSGGQQQLVGVARAVIANPKVLLADEPTGNLHSSQGREIMELFQKLNREGTTIIQVTHSDVNSAYGNRVIELADGWVVNQQQPAATA from the coding sequence ATGATCCGCCTGAGAAGCGTCGAGAAGTCGTATCCCGCCGGCCACGGCAAGACGTACGTGCTGCGCAACGTGGACCTGGACATCGAGCAGGGCGAGTTCGTGTCCATCATGGGCCCGTCCGGTGCGGGGAAGAGCACGCTGCTGGGCATCCTGGGGATGTTCGACGGGGCGTGGGCGGGCGAATTCCACTTTCTGGGCCAGCCCGTGCACCGCATGAGCCCCAAGGAACGCAACGCGCTGAACAAGCTGAACATCGGCTTCGTCTTCCAGCAGTACCACCTGCTCGACCATCTGACGGTGCAGGAGAACCTGGACGTACCGCTCTCGTACCGCGACATCAAGAAGAAGGAGCGCGAGGCCATGGTGGCCGACGTGCTGGACCGCTTCCACATGGTGGGCAAGAAGGACCTGTTCCCCAGCCAGCTCAGCGGCGGCCAGCAGCAGCTGGTGGGCGTGGCCCGCGCCGTGATCGCAAACCCCAAGGTGCTGCTGGCGGACGAGCCCACGGGCAACCTGCACTCGTCGCAGGGCCGCGAGATCATGGAGCTGTTCCAGAAGCTGAACCGCGAGGGCACCACCATCATCCAGGTCACGCACAGCGACGTGAACTCGGCGTACGGCAACCGCGTGATCGAGCTGGCCGACGGCTGGGTCGTCAACCAGCAGCAGCCCGCCGCGACGGCCTGA